A stretch of the Marinobacter sp. JH2 genome encodes the following:
- the ehuC gene encoding ectoine/hydroxyectoine ABC transporter permease subunit EhuC, whose translation MSYLEFLTTYSDRFIEGALVTLGQFGLAVVVAIVVALISGLMKMARSKAVRGIAVVYIELFRGTSLLVQLYWFYFVMPLFGVTMDKFTVGFLTVGLCYGAYGAELVRGAIQSVPKGQWEAALALNMSAAQRMKRIILPQALVAILPPWGNLMIEILKGTALVALISVADLMFETRQVNSNTYLSAQAFGTALIIYYIFARFMVTPLMRWLERFMARKIGRA comes from the coding sequence ATGTCTTATCTCGAATTCCTTACAACCTATAGCGACCGATTTATCGAGGGTGCGCTGGTCACCTTGGGCCAGTTCGGTCTGGCTGTAGTGGTGGCGATTGTGGTTGCCCTTATTTCAGGCCTGATGAAGATGGCCCGGTCAAAAGCGGTGCGCGGCATCGCTGTCGTATATATTGAACTTTTCAGAGGCACCTCTCTTCTCGTTCAGTTGTATTGGTTTTACTTTGTGATGCCATTGTTTGGTGTCACCATGGACAAGTTTACGGTTGGCTTCCTGACCGTGGGGCTGTGTTATGGTGCTTACGGCGCAGAGCTGGTACGCGGTGCCATACAGTCGGTGCCTAAAGGGCAGTGGGAAGCTGCTCTGGCATTGAACATGTCAGCGGCACAACGCATGAAGCGGATCATCTTGCCGCAGGCGTTGGTGGCTATACTGCCGCCTTGGGGCAATCTCATGATTGAGATATTGAAGGGGACCGCGTTGGTGGCGCTGATCTCGGTGGCGGACCTGATGTTTGAAACTCGCCAGGTCAACAGTAATACCTATCTGTCAGCTCAGGCTTTTGGCACGGCACTCATCATTTACTATATCTTTGCACGATTTATGGTCACGCCGCTCATGCGTTGGCTCGAGCGGTTTATGGCTCGTAAAATTGGGCGGGCTTAA